In a genomic window of Lycium ferocissimum isolate CSIRO_LF1 chromosome 9, AGI_CSIRO_Lferr_CH_V1, whole genome shotgun sequence:
- the LOC132032140 gene encoding extensin, with protein sequence MKIPAYHHSMLYVLSLLLCLASFFIINSDARKLSGGAVSTLQHIIESSEINDLKHFDVYLPSEDSSDSVPYGLSSPFNLPPYDSLPPVPNTPPSPFCVNPPPGPIENPPQSPIENPPQSPSSTIIPSPPQYYLPPIIIPNSPPQNIEPSPPTTIPSPTEPIFSPPYSYEPSPPSYVPISPPISNTGPSPPTGLFLPPVVYPPPTVFVFDPIIQEAMDYACASGADCDQIEPNGSCYQPDTLFAHASYAFNSYWQRTKVAGGTCDFGGTAILVTVDPSFDGCQFIYY encoded by the exons ATGAAAATACCAGCTTATCATCATTCGATGCTATACGTTTTAAGCCTTCTTCTGTGTCTTGCATCTTTCTTCATCATAAATTCTG ATGCTAGAAAATTAAGTGGTGGAGCGGTTAGCACACTGCAACATATTATTGAATCATCTGAAATCAATGACCTGAAACACTTCGACGTATATTTACCTTCAGAAGATTCATCCGATTCAGTACCCTATGGTCTCAGTTCTCCCTTCAATTTGCCACCTTATGATTCGCTTCCTCCAGTTCCAAATACCCCTCCTAGTCCTTTTTGTGTTAATCCACCTCCAGGCCCAATTGAAAACCCACCTCAAAGCCCAATTGAAAACCCACCTCAAAGCCCATCATCCACTATCATCCCCAGCCCACCCCAATATTATCTTCCTCCCATAATCATTCCCAATAGCCCACCTCAAAATATTGAACCTAGTCCACCCACAACTATCCCTAGCCCAACAGAGCCCATTTTTAGCCCGCCATATTCTTACGAGCCGAGCCCACCAAGTTATGTCCCAATTAGCCCACCAATAAGCAACACCGGCCCAAGCCCACCAACTGGGCTTTTTCTACCGCCGGTGGTGTATCCACCACCTAC CGTGTTCGTGTTTGACCCGATTATTCAAGAAGCTATGGACTATGCATGTGCATCTGGAGCAGATTGTGATCAGATTGAGCCCAATGGATCATGCTATCAGCCTGATACTTTATTTGCACACGCCTCTTATGCCTTCAATAGCTATTGGCAAAGAACTAAAGTGGCAGGTGGCACTTGTGACTTTGGAGGGACAGCCATACTTGTCACTGTCGACCCTA GTTTTGATGGATGCCAATTCATCTATT